One segment of Alligator mississippiensis isolate rAllMis1 chromosome 13, rAllMis1, whole genome shotgun sequence DNA contains the following:
- the H6PD gene encoding GDH/6PGL endoplasmic bifunctional protein isoform X2, which translates to MLRAVLCVIFLGALPASAKESRGHISVVLLGATGDLAKKYLWQGLFQLYRDEVSNGHSFTFHGAALTAPEPGQKMMFEVLKNLACPPDEHPTRCAVLKDQFLKLSQYYQLRTAENYTVLNREIETLLEQEGLEEAGRIFYFSVPPFAYAEIAGHINSSCRPRPGAWLRVVLEKPFGHDLESAQQLAAELRNFFKEEEMYRVDHYLGKQAVAHILPFRDQNRQFLDPIWNRHHVERVEIVLKETVDAKGVLIHMDSLRWEGVPFILASGKALDERVGYIRVLFKNRAYCTQSEALRDAEHSQCKAKQIIFYIGHGELNSPAVLVSRNLFRPIMPEGSWREVTDHPQLHLFGQPLSDYYVYSPVKERDAYAMLISSIYHARKDFFITTENLLASWEFWTPLLDSISHQAPRLYPGGRENQHLLDFEMLGQELSFTLAEPVEFLDTSKQTPDDYQTIQAKFRNSSLVSAWPEELVSQLASDLEAVAARAVARSGEFHLALSGGSSPVVLFQRLAKHHYGFPWKRTHLWLVDERCVPLSDPESNFCSLHDHLLQHVRVPYFNLHPMPVHLNRRLCVEEDQGPELYAEEIAALVTNASFDLVLLGVGTDGHTASLFPHSSSGLGGSQAVVLTESPIKPHQRMTLSLPFINKARQVFVLVLGKGKHEIVTLLSRVGNKPKKWPISGVRPSSGQLVWYMDYEALLG; encoded by the exons ATGCTGAGGGCAGTTCTCTGTGTCATCTTCTTGGGAGCCCTGCCAGCTTCAGCTAAGGAGTCCCGAGGCCACATCTCCGTTGTCTTGCTGGGTGCTACTGGAGACCTGGCCAAGAAATACTTGTGGCAGGGGCTGTTCCAGCTCTACCGGGATGAAGTGAGCAATGGCCACAGCTTCACCTTCCATGGGGCTGCACTGACGGCACCCGAGCCGGGACAGAAGATGATGTTTGAGGTGCTGAAGAATCTGGCATGTCCTCCAGATGAACACCCCACCAGGTGTGCTGTGCTGAAGGACCAGTTCCTGAAGCTGAGCCAGTACTACCAGCTGAGAACTGCAGAGAACTACACTGTCCTGAACAGGGAGATTGAGACTCTTCTTgagcaggaggggctggaggaagcTGGCAGGATCTTCTACTTCTCAGTACCACCGTTTGCCTATGCCGAAATTGCCGGCCACATTAACAGCAGCTGCAGGCCGCGTCCGGGAGCCTGGCTGCGTGTGGTACTGGAGAAACCCTTTGGTCATGACCTTGAGtcagcccagcagctggctgCGGAGCTGAGGAACTTCTTCAAAGAAGAGGAGATGTACCGGGTGGATCACTACCTTGGCAAACAG GCTGTAGCCCATATCTTGCCTTTCCGAGACCAGAACCGACAGTTTCTGGACCCAATTTGGAACCGGCATCACGTGGAAAGAGTGGAGATTGTCTTGAAAGAGACTGTGGATGCTAAAG GTGTTCTGATTCACATGGACAGCCTGCGCTGGGAAGGAGTTCCCTTCATCCTCGCCTCCGGGAAAGCCCTGGACGAGCGGGTAGGCTACATTCGGGTCCTCTTTAAGAACCGTGCCTACTGCACCCAGAGCGAAGCCCTGAGGGATGCAGAGCATAGCCAGTGCAAAGCCAAACAGATCATCTTCTACATCGGGCATGGGGAGCTGAACTCCCCTGCCGTGCTGGTTAGCCGGAACCTCTTCAGACCCATCATGCCAGAAGGCAGCTGGAGGGAAGTGACGGACCATCCTCAGCTGCATCTCTTTGGACAGCCACTGTCTGATTACTATGTGTACAGCCCCGTGAAGGAGAGAGATGCCTATGCCATGCTCATCTCCAGCATCTACCATgccagaaaggatttttttattaCCACCGAGAACCTGCTGGCTTCCTGGGAGTTCTGGACCCCACTGCTGGACAGCATCTCTCATCAGGCCCCGCGACTGtacccagggggcagggagaaccaGCATCTCCTAGACTTTGAAATGCTAGGCCAGGAGCTCTCCTTTACACTGGCAGAGCCAGTTGAATTTCTAGATACCAGCAAGCAAACTCCAGATGACTACCAAACCATTCAGGCCAAGTTTCGGAACAGCTCGCTAGTCTCGGCCTGGCCAGAGGAGCTGGTTTCCCAGCTGGCGTCGGacttggaggcagtggctgctcgGGCTGTGGCACGCTCTGGTGAATTCCACCTCGCTCTGTCGGGTGGCTCGAGCCCTGTGGTCCTGTTCCAGCGGCTAGCAAAGCACCACTACGGCTTCCCATGGAAACGCACTCACTTGTGGCTGGTGGACGAGCGCTGTGTGCCACTCAGTGACCCTGAGTCCAACTTCTGCAGCTTGCACGACCACCTTCTACAGCATGTCAGGGTGCCCTACTTCAATCTCCACCCCATGCCAGTGCACCTGAACCGGCGGCTCTGTGTGGAGGAGGACCAGGGGCCAGAGCTGTATGCCGAAGAGATTGCAGCGCTAGTGACCAATGCCAGCTTCGATCTCGTGCTGCTCGGAGTAGGCACCGATGGGCACAcggcttccctcttcccccattcATCCAGTGGCCTTGGAGGGAGCCAAGCAGTGGTGCTGACGGAGAGCCCCATCAAACCCCACCAGAGGATGACCCTCAGCCTGCCCTTCATCAACAAAGCTAGGCAGGTGTTtgtcctggtcctggggaagggCAAGCATGAAATTGTAACCCTGCTCAGCAGAGTGGGGAACAAGCCCAAGAAATGGCCCATTTCAGGAGTCAGGCCCAGCTCTGGCCAGCTGGTCTGGTACATGGATTACGAAGCTCTGCTTGGATGA
- the H6PD gene encoding GDH/6PGL endoplasmic bifunctional protein isoform X1: MLRAVLCVIFLGALPASAKESRGHISVVLLGATGDLAKKYLWQGLFQLYRDEVSNGHSFTFHGAALTAPEPGQKMMFEVLKNLACPPDEHPTRCAVLKDQFLKLSQYYQLRTAENYTVLNREIETLLEQEGLEEAGRIFYFSVPPFAYAEIAGHINSSCRPRPGAWLRVVLEKPFGHDLESAQQLAAELRNFFKEEEMYRVDHYLGKQAVAHILPFRDQNRQFLDPIWNRHHVERVEIVLKETVDAKGRASFYEQYGVIRDVLQNHLTEVMMYLAMELPANISSTEDVLQHKLQTFKSLQELEKTSAVIGQYQAYTSQVQEELQKAQNYFSMTPTFAGVLIHMDSLRWEGVPFILASGKALDERVGYIRVLFKNRAYCTQSEALRDAEHSQCKAKQIIFYIGHGELNSPAVLVSRNLFRPIMPEGSWREVTDHPQLHLFGQPLSDYYVYSPVKERDAYAMLISSIYHARKDFFITTENLLASWEFWTPLLDSISHQAPRLYPGGRENQHLLDFEMLGQELSFTLAEPVEFLDTSKQTPDDYQTIQAKFRNSSLVSAWPEELVSQLASDLEAVAARAVARSGEFHLALSGGSSPVVLFQRLAKHHYGFPWKRTHLWLVDERCVPLSDPESNFCSLHDHLLQHVRVPYFNLHPMPVHLNRRLCVEEDQGPELYAEEIAALVTNASFDLVLLGVGTDGHTASLFPHSSSGLGGSQAVVLTESPIKPHQRMTLSLPFINKARQVFVLVLGKGKHEIVTLLSRVGNKPKKWPISGVRPSSGQLVWYMDYEALLG; encoded by the exons ATGCTGAGGGCAGTTCTCTGTGTCATCTTCTTGGGAGCCCTGCCAGCTTCAGCTAAGGAGTCCCGAGGCCACATCTCCGTTGTCTTGCTGGGTGCTACTGGAGACCTGGCCAAGAAATACTTGTGGCAGGGGCTGTTCCAGCTCTACCGGGATGAAGTGAGCAATGGCCACAGCTTCACCTTCCATGGGGCTGCACTGACGGCACCCGAGCCGGGACAGAAGATGATGTTTGAGGTGCTGAAGAATCTGGCATGTCCTCCAGATGAACACCCCACCAGGTGTGCTGTGCTGAAGGACCAGTTCCTGAAGCTGAGCCAGTACTACCAGCTGAGAACTGCAGAGAACTACACTGTCCTGAACAGGGAGATTGAGACTCTTCTTgagcaggaggggctggaggaagcTGGCAGGATCTTCTACTTCTCAGTACCACCGTTTGCCTATGCCGAAATTGCCGGCCACATTAACAGCAGCTGCAGGCCGCGTCCGGGAGCCTGGCTGCGTGTGGTACTGGAGAAACCCTTTGGTCATGACCTTGAGtcagcccagcagctggctgCGGAGCTGAGGAACTTCTTCAAAGAAGAGGAGATGTACCGGGTGGATCACTACCTTGGCAAACAG GCTGTAGCCCATATCTTGCCTTTCCGAGACCAGAACCGACAGTTTCTGGACCCAATTTGGAACCGGCATCACGTGGAAAGAGTGGAGATTGTCTTGAAAGAGACTGTGGATGCTAAAG GCCGTGCCAGCTTTTACGAGCAGTACGGAGTCATCCGTGACGTCCTTCAGAACCACCTCACTGAGGTCATGATGTACCTCGCCATGGAGCTGCCAGCCAACATCAGCAGCACCGAAGATGTTCTTCAGCATAAGCTGCAGACCTTCAAGTCACTGCAAGAGCTGGAAAAGACCAGTGCTGTGATTGGGCAGTATCAGGCCTACACCAGTCAGGTGCAGGAGGAACTGCAGAAGGCCCAGAACTATTTTAGCATGACGCCAACCtttgcag GTGTTCTGATTCACATGGACAGCCTGCGCTGGGAAGGAGTTCCCTTCATCCTCGCCTCCGGGAAAGCCCTGGACGAGCGGGTAGGCTACATTCGGGTCCTCTTTAAGAACCGTGCCTACTGCACCCAGAGCGAAGCCCTGAGGGATGCAGAGCATAGCCAGTGCAAAGCCAAACAGATCATCTTCTACATCGGGCATGGGGAGCTGAACTCCCCTGCCGTGCTGGTTAGCCGGAACCTCTTCAGACCCATCATGCCAGAAGGCAGCTGGAGGGAAGTGACGGACCATCCTCAGCTGCATCTCTTTGGACAGCCACTGTCTGATTACTATGTGTACAGCCCCGTGAAGGAGAGAGATGCCTATGCCATGCTCATCTCCAGCATCTACCATgccagaaaggatttttttattaCCACCGAGAACCTGCTGGCTTCCTGGGAGTTCTGGACCCCACTGCTGGACAGCATCTCTCATCAGGCCCCGCGACTGtacccagggggcagggagaaccaGCATCTCCTAGACTTTGAAATGCTAGGCCAGGAGCTCTCCTTTACACTGGCAGAGCCAGTTGAATTTCTAGATACCAGCAAGCAAACTCCAGATGACTACCAAACCATTCAGGCCAAGTTTCGGAACAGCTCGCTAGTCTCGGCCTGGCCAGAGGAGCTGGTTTCCCAGCTGGCGTCGGacttggaggcagtggctgctcgGGCTGTGGCACGCTCTGGTGAATTCCACCTCGCTCTGTCGGGTGGCTCGAGCCCTGTGGTCCTGTTCCAGCGGCTAGCAAAGCACCACTACGGCTTCCCATGGAAACGCACTCACTTGTGGCTGGTGGACGAGCGCTGTGTGCCACTCAGTGACCCTGAGTCCAACTTCTGCAGCTTGCACGACCACCTTCTACAGCATGTCAGGGTGCCCTACTTCAATCTCCACCCCATGCCAGTGCACCTGAACCGGCGGCTCTGTGTGGAGGAGGACCAGGGGCCAGAGCTGTATGCCGAAGAGATTGCAGCGCTAGTGACCAATGCCAGCTTCGATCTCGTGCTGCTCGGAGTAGGCACCGATGGGCACAcggcttccctcttcccccattcATCCAGTGGCCTTGGAGGGAGCCAAGCAGTGGTGCTGACGGAGAGCCCCATCAAACCCCACCAGAGGATGACCCTCAGCCTGCCCTTCATCAACAAAGCTAGGCAGGTGTTtgtcctggtcctggggaagggCAAGCATGAAATTGTAACCCTGCTCAGCAGAGTGGGGAACAAGCCCAAGAAATGGCCCATTTCAGGAGTCAGGCCCAGCTCTGGCCAGCTGGTCTGGTACATGGATTACGAAGCTCTGCTTGGATGA